Genomic segment of Streptococcus pneumoniae:
AGCGGGACTTTTAAGAGGAAAGAAATACACAGGCGGCCTTTACATGGAAATGGTGGAGCATTTTGACTTTTTTGAACCAGAAAATTTCATTCATCGACCTGTGGTCTGCGATGATAAGCTGATCACCGCTATTGGCTTTGCCTATCAAGACTTTGCGATTGCGGTGTTAAACGTCTTAGAAGTTCCTCATCCAGAGCGTTTCTTTGAGAGAAAATCTATTTATACAGAGGAAGAGTTGACATTTTACTGTGGAGACAAAGCTTGGCAGGAGATGCTGCAAGAAATAATGATCTATGAAGATTAGGAGAGAGTGGGACTCAATCGTGATTCCGCAGAAATCGATTTTGTAGTCTTCGTTTTCCAATTTTTAGGCTCAGGTATGAGCAGTTCACTGGGCTAGCGAAGAAGAATTCGCTAGCTTCTTCTAATAGAATAGTGATTTATCAATGTTTTGGATAAGTTGCTCACAACTTTTTGTTCTCGTAAATAGCTCCACTGGAGCATTGAACCCAGCGGCAACTACTGCGTCAAACTGTTAGAACTACAAAATGTAACGAGGTAGGGTACTTTTGTCCCAACCTCTTTTGCTTGGTAGGATTCATTTATTTCTTAATAGTTTAACAGTATCTTCTATAAATTTTCATATAAATATGATAGAATAACTAGGAGGAGGAAGAGATGTTTCACAAAAGTAAGCTATTTTTTTGGACAACAGAAGTCCTATTATTAACGATTATCTTTTTTATCTGGCGGGAAATGAATGGGCTTGTTTCGCCTTTTGTCACCGTGATTAACACTATTTTGATTCCGTTTCTGGTAGCAGGCTTTCTCTACTATATCACCGACCCCTTGGTGCGCTACTTAGAAAAAGAATGCAAAGTGAAGCGAGGTTTTGGTATTATCATTGCCTTGGTGCTGGTCTTTGGTTCGCTTACCTTAGCGATCATTTATTTGCTTCCGATTTTGGTCAATCAGTTGACGAGCTTGATCAATTCCAGCCAAAACATTTATACCCAGTTGCAGGCGTGGGTTATTGATTTATCAGACAATCCAGCTTTTAAAAATCTAAATATCCAATCGACTCTACAAAAGCTAAATCTGTCTTATGTGGATATTTTGCAAAATATCTTAAATGGGGTGACCAATAGTCTTGGGAGTGTCGTCTCTGCCGTGGTTAACACAGTGCTTATTTTGGTCATGACTCCGATTTTCTTGGTTTATTTCTTGATGGATGGACATAAGCTTCTGCCTATGCTAGAGCGGACGGTGTTGAAACGCGATAAACTAAATATTGCAGGTCTTTTGATCAATCTTAATGGCACGATTGCACGTTACATTAGTGGAATTTCGATTGACGCCTTGATTATCGGAATGCTGGCCTTTATTGGTTATAGTATCATTGGCTTAAAATATGCCTTAGTATTTGCGATTTTCTCAGCTATTACCAATCTGATCCCTTATGTGGGACCAACCATTGGTCTGATTCCCATGGTGGTGACCTATTTGTTTACAGATCCAAATAAAATGATTATCGCTGTAATTTATATGCTGATTGTGCAGCAGATTGATGGCAATGTCCTCTACCCACGTATTGTTGGAGGAGTGATGAAAGTCCATCCTATTACCATTATGGTGCTGTTGCTCTTATCAAGTAATATCTATGGAATTGTTGGCATGATTGTGGCGATTCCCACCTATTCAATTTTGAAAGAGATTGCTAAATTTTTGGCAAATCTTTATGAGAATCACAAGGAAAGTCAGTTGCAAAAGCAACAAGAAGAGCATACCTTGTTACAAAAATAAAGCAAAAAGTTTGAACAGCGTGTTCAAGCTTTTTCTATTTCGCCCTAAACCTTCTAGGCTAGCAAGGAAAGGGATTTTTTGGTATAATAAGGAGCAGAAAAATCAGAGGACTGATTGATGTTTATGATTGCGATATCGTATGAAAAAAGATAGTAGTTTTAAGGCTTCAACTAAATTTTTACATCTGTTTATTGAGTTCGGACAAAGAGATTCTTAAAAAGAGATACAGGTATTTTATCTTTTGATAGTTCAGCTGAGGCTCCCTTTAGGGATAGATCTTCCTAGAGTTTGATGAAGCTTTGTTATATTTCCTATTTTTCTTACATTTTTTAATGTCCTCATATCTTGTTTAATTGAATTCGAGCTAAAAGCTCGGAAAATAGAGAAGCATTCCTAGAAGCTTAGCTTCTTCGTCATGTTTCCTAATTTTCATTCGCTTTTTTAACGCTCTCATATCTTGTTTTGAAAGGAGTTTTATGCCAGATTATTTGTCGGTATCATCGTTGACCAAGTATTTGAAGTTGAAGTTTGACCGAGATCCGTATTTGGAGCGGGTTTATCTGACAGGCCAAGTGTCCAATTTTCGTAAGCGTCCGAGTCATCAGTATTTTTCGCTCAAGGACGAAAAGGCGGTGATTCAGGCGACGATTTGGGCTGGTGTTTATAAGTCTTTGGGCTTTGAATTGGAAGAGGGGATGAAGGTCAATGTCATCGGACGAATCCAGCTCTATGAGCCTAGTGGTAGCTACTCCATTATCATTGAAAAGGCTGAGCCAGACGGGATTGGTGCTTTAGCCATCCAGTTTGAACAATTGAAAAAGAAATTGGGTGACGAGGGTCTTTTTCAGGATAAATTTAAACAGCCCTTGCCGCAATTTGCACAGAAAATTGGTGTGGTGACCAGTTCTAGTGGTGCAGTTATTCGTGACATCATCACAACGGTTAGCAGGCGTTTTCCGGGTCGAGAAGTCGTACTTTATCCGACCAAGGTGCAGGGAGATGGTGCGGCTACTGAAATTGCGCAAAATATTCGCAGGGCTAATGAGCGAGAGGACCTGGATGTACTGATTGTTGGGCGTGGGGGTGGCTCTATTGAGGACTTATGGGCTTTTAATGAAGAAGAAGTGGTGCGAGCGATTTTTGAATCACGGATTCCGATTATTTCTAGTGTCGGACATGAAACGGATATAACGCTAGCAGATTTTGTGGCAGACAGACGGGCAGCAACGCCGACAGCAGCGGCAGAATTAGCAACACCTGTGACCAAACTAGATGTGCTGGCTCATCTTAAACAACAGGAAAATCGAATGAGTAAAGCTGTGGGAAATCGTCTGGTTTATCACCGTGAACGCTTGGAAAAATTAGCTCATTCGGTGATTTTTAGACAGCCAGAACGGCTCTACGATGCCTATTTACAAAAATTAGATCAATTACAGTTGCGGATGAAACAAGCCATTTCCGAATATAGAAATGAAGGGCAAAAACGCAGTCAGATTTTGGAGCAACGCTTGCTCGCTTGTTCGCCAGTCCAGAAAATTGCCCTCTATCAGGAAAAATTAGCCCAGCAAAAACGCTTGTTGCGCAGTAGTACTGCCGTGATTTACGACCATAAGGTGGCAGAAGTCAAGCGCTTAGCAAATATCCTCTTGATGCTTGACACCAGCCGTATTGTGGCGCGGGGATATGCGATTGTGGAGCAAAATGGGCATGTAATTGATAGTGTTCAAAAGGTTCAAGCAGAAGAAAATATGACCATTCAGTTACGAGACGGTCAGCTAGAAGTTGAGGTAAAAGATGTCAAAACAAAAGAAATTTGAGGAAAATTTAGCAGATTTGGAGCAGATTGTTCAGAGATTAGAAAGCGGTGATGTCGCATTGGAAGATGCGATTGCCGAGTTTCAAAAGGGCATGAAACTATCAAAAGAACTCCAAGAAACCCTAAATCAAGCAGAAAAAACCTTGGTTAAGGTTATGCAAGCAGACGGAACAGAGACGGACATGGAATGAAGCAAGTAGAGCGATTGAATTGGATTGAGAGAGTCATCTCGGACTTTTATAGTGATAAATCTGTGGCACCTCATTTGATTGAGACTATTCTTTACTCCATTCGAGCAGGGGGCAAGCGCCTGCGTCCGCTCCTTGTTTTGGAGCTATTAGAGGGCTTTGGCGTGACGCTTACAGAAGCCCATGTTCAGGTGGCGGCTGCCCTTGAGATGATTCACACAGGGAGTCTAATCCACGATGATTTACCTGCTATGGATAACGACGATTATCGCCGTGGTCAACTGACTAGCCACAAGAAATTTGGCGAAGACATGGCCATTTTGGCGGGCGATAGCCTATTTCTTGATTCTTATGCCTTGGTGGCAATGGCAGAGCTTCCTAGCCAGATTCGTGTGGAATTGATCGCTGCTCTGTCTAAGGCGGCTGGGACTTTTGGCATGGTGGGCGGACAAGTGCTTGATATGGAAGGGGAAAAACGCAGTTTGAATCTTTCAGAATTGCAGACCATCCATGCCCATAAAACAGGAAAACTCCTCGCCTATCCTTTTGTTGCAGCAGGCGTGATTGTTGAAGCAGAAAGTCCTATTAAGACTATCTTGCAAGAGACGGGTGAGTGGCTCGGTTTGGCCTTTCAGGTGCGGGATGATATTTTAGATGTAACAGCTAGTTTTGAGGAATTGGGCAAAACACCAAATAAAGACCTTGTGGCAGACAAGTCCACCTATCCTGCCCTGCTTGGCTTAGAGGAAGCCAAAGCTTATTTAGCGATGAGTTTAGGTAAGGTAGAAGAGGGACTTACGGCATTGGAAGAACAATCCGCCTTTCAGGCAGACAAGATTCGAGAAATAGTAGAAAGTTTACGATTACATGGCTAAGGAAAGAGTAGATGTACTGGCCTACAAACAAGGCCTCTTTGATACACGTGAGCAGGCCAAACGCGGTGTTATGGCAGGTTTGGTTGTCTCTGTCATCAATGGCGAGCGCTATGACAAGCCGGGTGAAAAGATCGATGAAAGTACCGAATTAAAGTTAAAAGGCGAAAAGTTGAAATACGTTAGCCGTGGCGGTCTCAAATTAGAGAAAGCTCTTCAAGTATTTGACCTGTCAGTTAAGGGCAAAACGACGCTTGATATCGGTGCTTCAACAGGGGGCTTTACCGATGTCATGTTGCAAAATGGAGCTGATTTGGTCTATGCAGTTGACGTTGGCACCAATCAATTAGCCTGGAAAATTCGTCAAGACGCGCGGGTGGTCAGCATGGAGCAGTTCAATTTCCGCTATGCGACACCAAGTGATTTTAAGCAGCTACCTCAGTTTGCGAGCATCGATGTCAGCTTTATCTCGCTGAGCCTGATTTTGCCAGTTTTGTCAAGCATTTTGGTAGATGAAGGAGAAGTCGTTGCCTTGATTAAACCGCAATTTGAGGCAGGGCGTGAGCAGATTGGCAAAAACGGCATCATCAAGGACAAGGCTGTTCATCGGATGGTTTTGGAAAAAGTGACGGCTTTTGCGGTGGAAGCAGGTTTTACCGTCAGAGCGCTTGATTTTTCCCCCATTCAAGGTGGACACGGCAATGTGGAATTTTTGGCCTATTTGAAAAAAGAAAGTCCAGTTGAAAATCAAGTTGCAACAGTTATTGACACCATCGTAGAACAAGCGCATAAGGAATTTAAAGATGAATAAAAAAGAACGCTTAGAGAAAATTAGAAAATTTGTAACAGATTTTGAAATCGGCACTCAAGAAGAGATTGTCGAGCATTTAAAGGCCTCTGGAATTAAAGCAACGCAGGCAACAGTGTCTCGGGATATCAAGGAATTAGGGATTGTCAAAATTCCTTTGAAGGACAACACCTATATCTATGAATTGCCGAAATCCGTGTCCAGTCGCATGAAGTTGGCAGAAAATAACATTTTATCGTCTGAATGTATGGATGCGATGATTAATCTCAATCTTGTACCAGGAAGCACAGCTTTTGTCAAAAATCAGATTGTCGAAGCCTTTTCAGAAGAGATTTTTAGCATTGTGTCAGATGATGATACAATTTTGATTATTCTTCGCCAGAAAGACGAGGCACAACGAGTCTTAGATACAATAAAAAATTGGTAGGTTGCCATGTTACTTGAAATTTCCATTAAAAATTTTGCCATTATTGAGGAAATTTCCCTTAATTTTGAGCAAGGAATGACCGTTCTGACCGGGGAAACTGGGGCAGGAAAATCCATTATTATTGATGCCATGAATATGATGCTAGGAAGCAGAGCGACCACAGACGTCATTCGCCATGGTATGCCCAAGGCTGAGATTGAGGGCTTGTTTTCGATTGAGCAAAGCAGGAGTCTGCGTGAACTCTTGGAAGAACAGGGCTTAGAGGTCTCAGATGAGCTGATTATTCGTCGTGAGATTTTGCAAAATGGACGCAGTATCAGCCGGATCAATGGGCAGTTGGTCAATTTGTCAGTCTTAAAAGCCGTTGGTCAGCATTTGGTAGATATTCATGGTCAGCATGATCAGGAAGAATTGATGCGACCTCAGCACCATATTGCCATGCTAGACGAGTTTGGAGATGATGCGTTTTTCCAATTAAAAGCGGATTATAAGGCTGCCTTTGAAGCTTATAAAACTTTGCGCAAACAAGTCTTGAGCATTCAAAAAAATCAAGAAGAAAACAAGGCTCGAATTGAGATGCTGGAATATCAGATGGCGGAGATTGAAGCTGCGGATTTGAAAGCGGGCGAGGATAAGGACTTGCATCAAGAGCGCGAGCGCCTGCTTAATCACAAGCAGATTGCAGATACACTGACAAATGCTTATGCCATGCTGGATAATGACGATTTCTCTAGTCTAGGAAATGTCCGCTCAGCCATGCATGATTTGGAGTCGATTGAAGAGTTTGATCCGAGCTATAAGGAACTAGCTAGCAGTCTTTCTGAGACCTACTATGTCTTAGAGGATGTAACCAAGCGCCTTGAGGGGATTATTGATGAGCTTGACTTTGACGGGAATCGCCTCATGCAGGTGGAAAGTCGTCTTGACTTGATTTACAGTATCACCCGCAAATACGGTGGCGCTGTCGATGATGTTTTAGACTACTTGGAGCAAATCACTAAGCAATACCAACTCTTGACAGGCTCAGATATTTCTTCTGAAAATCTTGAAACAGAGTTAAAAAAACGTGAAAAAGACTTGGTTGGCTTAGCAGGTGAATTATCCAATGCGCGCCATCACTTAGCAGCAGGCTTGGAGCAAGAAATTAAGCAAGAGCTAAAAGACTTGTATATGGAAAAAGCGGATTTTCAGGTGCGCTTTAGCAAGGCCAAGTTTGGTCGTGAGGGCAATGAACAGGTAGAATTTTACATCTCCACCAACCCTGGTGAAGACTTCAAGCCCCTTGTCAAAGTGGCAAGTGGAGGAGAATTGTCGCGCTTGATGCTGGCTATTAAATCTGCTTTTTCTCGCAAGGAAGGCAAGACCAGTATCGTCTTTGATGAGGTGGATACCGGTGTATCTGGTCGTGTGGCGCAGGCTATTGCCCAGAAGATTTATAAGATTGGTGGGCATGGACAAGTCTTAGCCATTTCTCATCTACCACAGGTCATTGCTATTGCGGATTATCAATTCTTTATTGAGAAGATCAGTGATGATCACTCAACAGTCTCTCGGGTTCGTCTCTTGACGCTTGAAGAGCGGATTGAGGAAGTGGCAAAGATGCTGGCAGGTGAAAATGTGACGGAAGCAGCGCTCACGCAGGCAAAAGAATTGCTCAAAAAAGATTAGGAGAGAGCATGAGATATTTTGTAATTGGGGATATCCATGGAAAAGCAGGTATGCTTGAGACACTTCTTCAGCATTGGAATCAAGAAGACCAGCTGATTTTTCTAGGGGATTTGATTGACCGTGGGGAAAACAGCAGAGCAGTTGTAGAGCGAGTTAGAGATTTAGTAGAGCATAGTGGTGCTATCTGCCTTTCTGGCAATCACGAATACATGTTTCTCGCTTGGTTAGATGATCCTGAAGACCGATATGATCATTACAGACGTAATGGTGGCGATACGACCATTAACTCGATTTTGGAACGTCCTTTAGATGCTCCAGTAGATGGGATTCGTGATGCCAAGCGTGTGATGGAAGAAGCAGGTGACTTGGTTGACTTTATCCGTCAAATGCCCTTTCATGTGGAAACAGAGCACTTGATTTTTGTCCATGCAGGGCTTGATTTGACCTTAGATAATTGGCAAGATACGACGGATTATAAAAAGGTCTGGATTCGTGCTCCTTTTCATGAAGCAGAAAATAAAACAGGAAAAGGCATCGTCTTTGGGCATACACCGACCACCTATCTAACAGGGGAACCCATGGAAAGCGCAAAACTCTGGCAGACCGATGATGACAAGATTGGCATGGATGGTGGAGCTGTCTATGGCGGGGTTCTTCATGGATTGGTTTTTGAAGATGGACATATCCTTGAACACTATGTTGTGCCTAATGACGGCTTTCAAGTGACAGATGACTAGGTCTTTGATACACAAAAATCAATTTTTTTGATATAATAGAAACAGTATTACAATAAAGTAGGAATAACATGGCAAAGATTAAAATTGTAACGGATTCATCCATCACCATTGAACCGCAACTTGTAGAAGACTTAGAGATTACAGTCGCTCCATTGTCTGTTATGGTGGATGGTGTTGTGTATTCGGATGCAGACCTAGCAGAAGGTGAGTTTCTTCGCTTGATGCAAGCAAGTAAAAACCTGCCCAAAACGAGCCAACCGCCTGTTGGTGTTTTTGCAGAGATTTTTGAAAGGCTAGGAGAAGAGGCAGATCAGATTATCTCCATCCATATGTCGCATGCCCTCTCAGGAACGGTTGAAGCAGCTCGTCAAGGAGCTATTTTAGCCAACAGCAAGGTGACGGTCCTAGATAGTTCCTTTACTGATCAGGCTCTGAAGTTTCAAGTGGTTGAGGCAGCTAGACTTGCGAAAGAAGGCGCTTCTTTAGAAGCTATTTTAGAGCGAATCGAAGAAGTACGTGAGAAAACAGAACTCTACATCGGAGTATCGACTCTTGAAAATCTAGTTAAAGGCGGCAGAATTGGGCGCGTGACAGGTCTTCTTAGCTCTCTTTTAAACATTCGTGTCGTTATGCAGATGAAAAATCACGAATTGCAGCCGATGATCAAAGGACGCGGAGTTAAGACCTTTAAGAAATGGCTAGTAGATTTTGAAGAATCCTTGGCAGGAAAAACTGTCGCAGAAATTGGGATTTCCTATGCAGGCAGTCCAGAATTTGCAGCAGAGATGAAGCAGAGCTTACAATCCTATGTTGAAAAAGAGATTTCAGTTTTAGAAACAGGATCAATTATTCAGACCCACACAGGTGAAAATGCTTGGGCTGTTTTAGTCTATTATAAGTAAGATTTAATTTTGTGAAAAAAACTGAAAATGCGTATCTAAGGCTTGACCTAAAAGAGTTTTTAAGATATTATAGTATCCGTTAGATAAATTATTTTGGAGGATTAACAATGGCTAACAAACAAGATTTGATTGCAAAAGTAGCAGAGGCTACTGAATTGACAAAGAAAGATTCAGCAGCAGCAGTTGATGCTGTATTTGCAGCAGTTGCAGATTACCTTGCAGCTGGTGAAAAAGTACAATTGATCGGTTTTGGTAACTTTGAAGTTCGTGAGCGTGCAGCACGTAAAGGTCGCAACCCACAAACTGGTAAAGAAATCACAATCGCAGCTTCTAAAGTTCCAGCATTCAAAGCTGGTAAAGCTCTTAAAGACGCTGTAAAATAATCAGTAAGATAGAGTAAATAAAAAGCCTATTGTATTAAGCCTCTTAGCTTGTTCAAGAGGCTTTTTTGTTTATTTTAGAGGAAATGTTTATAAACTCTAGGATGGCAGGACATGGGAATTCATGGTATAATAATCATGAACAACATGAGGAGGTGAGGATATGAAAGGTCATCTCAACTTAGATATACATCAAGAAGAAGACTATCAGGAAGTCATTCAGCACTTAAAAGAAAAAGGAATTCGGATTACAGAGACGAGAAAAGCAGTGATTGCCTACCTGATCACGAGTAAAGAACATCCCAGTGCGGAGCGCATCTACCAAGATTTACTGCCTGAATTTCCAAGTATGAGCTTAGCAACGGTCTATAACAATCTGAAAGTTTTGATTGAGGAAGGATTTGTCGAAGAAATCAAAATCAGCAATGATAAGACGACTTATTTTGATTTTATGGGGCACGAACATCTCAATATTGTCTGTGAAGTGTGCGGACGGATTGCGGATTTTGAAGATGGAGAAATTCCTGATTTGAAACGAGAAGTCGAAGAGCAGACAGGCTATCAGGTGACCAAGACCCAGGTTCTGATGTATGGAATCTGCCCTAATTGTGCAGAGAAATAATGGATTTATCTTCTGTTTAGACTAGCTTTTTTGCAAAAAATTTTGTAAAATAGAAAAGTAACTGCATGGCAGTTTTCAAAAATCAAAGGAGAATGTCTAATGGTAAAATTAGTCTTTGCTCGCCACGGTGAGTCTGAATGGAACAAAGCTAACCTTTTCACAGGTTGGGCAGATGTTGACTTGTCTGAAAAAGGGACACAACAAGCAATCGATGCTGGTAAATTGATCAAAGAAGCTGGTATCGAGTTTGACCAAGCTTACACTTCAGTCTTAAAACGTGCGATTAAAACAACAAACCTTGCTCTTGAAGCAGCAGATCAATTGTGGGTTCCAGTTGAAAAATCTTGGCGTTTGAACGAACGTCACTACGGTGGTTTGACTGGTAAAAACAAAGCAGAAGCAGCTGAGCAATTCGGTGATGAGCAAGTACACATCTGGCGTCGTTCTTACGATGTATTGCCTCCAGATATGGCAAAAGATGATGAGCATTCAGCACACACAGACCGTCGCTATGCTCACCTTGATGATTCAGTGATTCCAGATGCTGAAAACTTGAAAGTGACGCTTGAGCGTGCTCTTCCATTCTGGGAAGATAAAATTGCTCCAACTTTGAAAGATGGTAAAAATGTCTTTGTAGGAGCACACGGTAACTCAATCCGTGCTCTTGTAAAACACATCAAAGGTTTGTCAGATGATGAAATCATGGATGTGGAAATTCCAAACTTCCCACCACTTGTCTTTGAATTTGACGAAAAATTGAACGTTGTAGCAGAATACTACTTGGGTGAATAATACTAGAACAAGAGGTTAGGACAAGGGTCTTGGACCTCTTTTGTTTTATAGATTTAACAGTTTGACGCAGTCTTGTCGCTGGGTTCAATGCTCCAGTGGAGCTATTTACGAGAACAGAAAGTTGTGAGCAACTGATCCAAAACATTGATCAATCAATATTCTATTAAAAGAAGCTAGCGAACTTGTCTTCGCTAGCTCTATTTTCAACCTTTTACAATTCTCAATTGTGAAAGCGTCAACTTGCGGGATATGAACAGTCCAGTGGACTGTTCATACCTGAGCTTGAAAACTCGAAAGCGAGGCTAGTCCAGTGGACTGTTCATACCTGAGCCTAAAAATTGGAAAGCGAAGACTACAAAATAGATTTCTATGAAATCACGATTTTCCCCTACCTGTTTTTTGATGGAGAATTTTTTTTGGCTCTTGCTAAAATGACTACGCTTTCTAGGGATTTTATGGTAAAATAATAGCAACGACTCTTGGCATGCTTTGACGAGTGAAGCAGAGTTGGCTGGGAGTTTACTGGATAGAAATGGATGAGCGTATATGGCAAAAAGAGGAAAATCTTCGTTTAATGGCTGGACCTTGTTAGCTTTGCTGTTTGTATTAGGCTTCATTGTGCAGTATTTTATTCCGATAGTGGTTGTGCTAGGTTTAGCTGGGACGGGTTATTATTTCTTTAAAAGAAATCAAACCAACCAGCAGGTCTCGCTAACGATGCAAGTGGATGAGCTCAAAAAGCTAATTGCAAGCACAGATCGTAAGATTCATCGCTTAGATCAGTATAAGAAAGAAGATTCTGAGCGCTATATTGCCTTAGCAGGGGAAGTAGAAGGACAGTTAGCGATTATTGAGGATAAAACTCAGCGTTTGCAGACAGAGATTGAACCAGCAGTTGTCAAGCGGATTTTTGATAAGATTGATGAGGTGCGTGAAGAGATTTCTCTGAGTAGAGCTGAGTTAGAAGAAACTCATAAAACGCCTTCTTTCAAGGATTTACCAGAGGATGTTCAACAAATTATCCGCAATATTAAAATTGATCACAAAGCTATTACAGAGAAAATTGAGCAGTCAGAAAGTGGAAATAAGGAAGAGCTGATGGCTGTTCATCATATGCAAATGGAGCGGTTTGAAGATATTTTAGAAGGCTATCAAAAGATGCTTGAAGCACCAAAGAATTATTATCATGCGAAAGAGCGTTTGGAAGCTGCAGTGTCTGCGATGAAACAGTTTGATTTGGATTTAGATGAAACGCTCAAGCAGCTCAATGAAGCCGATATGCGAGATTTTGATATTAGTTTGCGGATTATCAAGCACAAGACAAGAGAAGAAGATAAAGGAGATAGCCATGAGTGATGGATTTAACTTTGATATTGATCAAATTGCAGCAAGTAGCCTAAGTAAGACAGACCAGACGACTGAAATTATCTCAAGTACGGTAGATGATAAGCCTCAGTCGCTCTCCTTTTTTGAAAAGTTAAAACCTGAGCAGCAAGCAGCGATTGCAAGTAAAGCTCCAGCGCTTTTGGGGCAATTTGTGAGTGACCAAAATGCTCTTTTAGACTTTGGACAAGGAGCAGTTGAGGAGGTCAATCAGACTGTCAATCGGATTTTGGCAGAGCAAAAGAAATTAGAACTCCCAGAAGTAGATGAGCTTTTACTTCAAACCAATCGAGAATTGAATGGATTTGTGGCCAAATACAAAGATGCCAAGCCAGCAGAGTTGGAAAAGAAACCCAATCTCTTGCAAAAATTATTCCGACAAGGGAAAAATAGTCTCCAAGAACTTTACTTTGATTCGAAGAATATCGAGCAAAAGATGGATTCAATGGCAGCGACAGTGGTCAAGCAGGAAGAAAGTTTGATTCGAAATATTGTATCTGCTGAGATGTTGATTGAAGATAATACCAAATCTATTGAGAA
This window contains:
- a CDS encoding DJ-1/PfpI family protein; amino-acid sequence: MLTGTMEPLKTLYDNAFLEFVGDINPQKTVVGAISSSPMFLAKAGLLRGKKYTGGLYMEMVEHFDFFEPENFIHRPVVCDDKLITAIGFAYQDFAIAVLNVLEVPHPERFFERKSIYTEEELTFYCGDKAWQEMLQEIMIYED
- a CDS encoding AI-2E family transporter, encoding MFHKSKLFFWTTEVLLLTIIFFIWREMNGLVSPFVTVINTILIPFLVAGFLYYITDPLVRYLEKECKVKRGFGIIIALVLVFGSLTLAIIYLLPILVNQLTSLINSSQNIYTQLQAWVIDLSDNPAFKNLNIQSTLQKLNLSYVDILQNILNGVTNSLGSVVSAVVNTVLILVMTPIFLVYFLMDGHKLLPMLERTVLKRDKLNIAGLLINLNGTIARYISGISIDALIIGMLAFIGYSIIGLKYALVFAIFSAITNLIPYVGPTIGLIPMVVTYLFTDPNKMIIAVIYMLIVQQIDGNVLYPRIVGGVMKVHPITIMVLLLLSSNIYGIVGMIVAIPTYSILKEIAKFLANLYENHKESQLQKQQEEHTLLQK
- a CDS encoding metallophosphoesterase — translated: MRYFVIGDIHGKAGMLETLLQHWNQEDQLIFLGDLIDRGENSRAVVERVRDLVEHSGAICLSGNHEYMFLAWLDDPEDRYDHYRRNGGDTTINSILERPLDAPVDGIRDAKRVMEEAGDLVDFIRQMPFHVETEHLIFVHAGLDLTLDNWQDTTDYKKVWIRAPFHEAENKTGKGIVFGHTPTTYLTGEPMESAKLWQTDDDKIGMDGGAVYGGVLHGLVFEDGHILEHYVVPNDGFQVTDD
- the xseA gene encoding exodeoxyribonuclease VII large subunit encodes the protein MPDYLSVSSLTKYLKLKFDRDPYLERVYLTGQVSNFRKRPSHQYFSLKDEKAVIQATIWAGVYKSLGFELEEGMKVNVIGRIQLYEPSGSYSIIIEKAEPDGIGALAIQFEQLKKKLGDEGLFQDKFKQPLPQFAQKIGVVTSSSGAVIRDIITTVSRRFPGREVVLYPTKVQGDGAATEIAQNIRRANEREDLDVLIVGRGGGSIEDLWAFNEEEVVRAIFESRIPIISSVGHETDITLADFVADRRAATPTAAAELATPVTKLDVLAHLKQQENRMSKAVGNRLVYHRERLEKLAHSVIFRQPERLYDAYLQKLDQLQLRMKQAISEYRNEGQKRSQILEQRLLACSPVQKIALYQEKLAQQKRLLRSSTAVIYDHKVAEVKRLANILLMLDTSRIVARGYAIVEQNGHVIDSVQKVQAEENMTIQLRDGQLEVEVKDVKTKEI
- a CDS encoding exodeoxyribonuclease VII small subunit, whose protein sequence is MSKQKKFEENLADLEQIVQRLESGDVALEDAIAEFQKGMKLSKELQETLNQAEKTLVKVMQADGTETDME
- the recN gene encoding DNA repair protein RecN, with protein sequence MLLEISIKNFAIIEEISLNFEQGMTVLTGETGAGKSIIIDAMNMMLGSRATTDVIRHGMPKAEIEGLFSIEQSRSLRELLEEQGLEVSDELIIRREILQNGRSISRINGQLVNLSVLKAVGQHLVDIHGQHDQEELMRPQHHIAMLDEFGDDAFFQLKADYKAAFEAYKTLRKQVLSIQKNQEENKARIEMLEYQMAEIEAADLKAGEDKDLHQERERLLNHKQIADTLTNAYAMLDNDDFSSLGNVRSAMHDLESIEEFDPSYKELASSLSETYYVLEDVTKRLEGIIDELDFDGNRLMQVESRLDLIYSITRKYGGAVDDVLDYLEQITKQYQLLTGSDISSENLETELKKREKDLVGLAGELSNARHHLAAGLEQEIKQELKDLYMEKADFQVRFSKAKFGREGNEQVEFYISTNPGEDFKPLVKVASGGELSRLMLAIKSAFSRKEGKTSIVFDEVDTGVSGRVAQAIAQKIYKIGGHGQVLAISHLPQVIAIADYQFFIEKISDDHSTVSRVRLLTLEERIEEVAKMLAGENVTEAALTQAKELLKKD
- a CDS encoding TlyA family RNA methyltransferase; its protein translation is MAKERVDVLAYKQGLFDTREQAKRGVMAGLVVSVINGERYDKPGEKIDESTELKLKGEKLKYVSRGGLKLEKALQVFDLSVKGKTTLDIGASTGGFTDVMLQNGADLVYAVDVGTNQLAWKIRQDARVVSMEQFNFRYATPSDFKQLPQFASIDVSFISLSLILPVLSSILVDEGEVVALIKPQFEAGREQIGKNGIIKDKAVHRMVLEKVTAFAVEAGFTVRALDFSPIQGGHGNVEFLAYLKKESPVENQVATVIDTIVEQAHKEFKDE
- a CDS encoding polyprenyl synthetase family protein codes for the protein MKQVERLNWIERVISDFYSDKSVAPHLIETILYSIRAGGKRLRPLLVLELLEGFGVTLTEAHVQVAAALEMIHTGSLIHDDLPAMDNDDYRRGQLTSHKKFGEDMAILAGDSLFLDSYALVAMAELPSQIRVELIAALSKAAGTFGMVGGQVLDMEGEKRSLNLSELQTIHAHKTGKLLAYPFVAAGVIVEAESPIKTILQETGEWLGLAFQVRDDILDVTASFEELGKTPNKDLVADKSTYPALLGLEEAKAYLAMSLGKVEEGLTALEEQSAFQADKIREIVESLRLHG
- a CDS encoding arginine repressor, with the protein product MNKKERLEKIRKFVTDFEIGTQEEIVEHLKASGIKATQATVSRDIKELGIVKIPLKDNTYIYELPKSVSSRMKLAENNILSSECMDAMINLNLVPGSTAFVKNQIVEAFSEEIFSIVSDDDTILIILRQKDEAQRVLDTIKNW